The Vespula pensylvanica isolate Volc-1 chromosome 14, ASM1446617v1, whole genome shotgun sequence sequence AATTGTTAATTTTCGACGAGTTTTTTAACTAATAAAAACCTATAGACTTTGTTTACGTTTTAATACGtacgaatagatagataaacacTAAATGCAAGTGTACGATACGTCTACGAGGTATTTTTATAGGCGATCGTGGAAGGGCATACGATCTGGGCCATGGACCAAGTCATTCTTGACATGTCGATCTTGGTCAGATaactattctctctttttatcatttggaAATCGTTTCCTTAAGTCATGCAGTGACTACGATATAGAGAGCAAGGTTACCGATCGAGTTTTATAGTAACGTTTATAGTTAATtcattattagaattaattactAGTCGAATAAATGTGTTTGGttcctttatcttcttttctaaaaaaaaagatatatatatatatatataaagaaaaagaaatgataaaaagattttctttttctaacgtatCTCTAtcgtttttaacaaataaatattagttgCTAATCGTTAAATGAATAGATGTAAATAAAACgtggtttaaaaaaaaaaaagaaaagaaaagaaaaagaaaaaatagaagaaagttaTGCAGTACTTAATTACGATATAGAGAACAAGGTTATCGATCGAGTTTTCTAATAATGTCTAGTTAATTCATTAGAAGGTGAATTACtagatgaataaaaatgtctggttctttctttctttcttctttttagaattttctttttttcaaacgtgcCTCTCAAATGAGTtcatacgaaataaaaatgatgaaatgcAAATATGTATGGAATTCTtacagaaaattttcattactcGGCGAACGATTACAGGTCAACTAATTCTCGTCAGCATTTTACGTTCTCGATTTCGAAGGAGCAAAGAGAGTCATTTCGTTCAGAACTCTCGTTGCAATCACcatgaaaaagaattcgatattatttttgacgTTCCTGTTGAACGTAGTGTTGAATTTTGTACAATCTGAAGAATACGTACCAAACTTACGTGAGTAtataacagaaaagaaatttttttcttttctttctttttctttttttttttttttctttttctttttgaacagacagataaaatagataaacttAAAGACGATgagatttaaatgaaatttctaaagTATTAGATCACTCTTTAGATCGTATTATAGAGTGTGACTCAGATCCTATTTTGATGTCACGTAAGTGTGTGCACCATAAAAGTATGTGGAACAACGAACGTGCCATTATTATCAAGAACAAAGTATCGTTGAATCGTTATATCTATTTAAGTTTGATTGTCAATTGATTTTATAGCACCTTTCTTCAAAATATGTCACCGGAGTGATCCAAATTGGAATAGATGTATGAAAAGCAGTATGGAACATATAAAACCATATCTGAAAGAAGGAATTCCAGATTTTAATATTCCTCCTTGCGAACCATTACACATCGATCGACTAGATTTCAATCAAACAACTGGTTCCAGTTCTATAACCTCTTCTTTCACTGATATCAAAATTTACAATGGAATTAATTTCGTTCTAAAGAATATCAAGTAAGTTACtggaaattatgaaaaaaataattgtcgaataaaattgattatttataaaattatgcaattatataaacataaattatatacataataacaaaattttagtaattaataattgataaataatttgttaggTTCGACGTgaacaaaaatgaatttaaattgaaaataaataatccacGTCTGGAAATGGTTTCAAAATACAGCTTGAACGGAAATATCTTGATGTTACCAATCACAGGAAATGGATCATCTTCTGCCAATTTAACCGacattgatttctttttaaaagttcAATTAGAACGTTACCATGAACCTAAAACCGGTCAAGAACACTTTCGAGTGAACGATTTGTACGtcgattataatatacataacgtTAAACTAcatttagataatttattcgaCGGTGACAAAACTCTCGCGGAagtaatgaatttatttttaaatgataattggAAATTAATTGCCGTCAAATTTAAACCTGCTTTGGAGGAAACTGTTAGCGGTATATTTAAAACCATaatgaataacattttttccaAGTATCCTATCGACACATTGCTaccattataaattaataaattattattttattttatttaataaataaaaaatgacaaattatatatatatatatatatatgttatatgtataaaaataaaagagaattaagTTCGTTCGGACGTACTCGTAGAACGGGTGATCATTCTACAGGCTGACGTcacatgaatatattttataatcttaaataaataaatattaattcaaaattttgttacgatgtttcattcaaatatcagaaaatatcaacgagataaaaaaa is a genomic window containing:
- the LOC122634301 gene encoding protein takeout-like, yielding MKKNSILFLTFLLNVVLNFVQSEEYVPNLPPFFKICHRSDPNWNRCMKSSMEHIKPYLKEGIPDFNIPPCEPLHIDRLDFNQTTGSSSITSSFTDIKIYNGINFVLKNIKFDVNKNEFKLKINNPRLEMVSKYSLNGNILMLPITGNGSSSANLTDIDFFLKVQLERYHEPKTGQEHFRVNDLYVDYNIHNVKLHLDNLFDGDKTLAEVMNLFLNDNWKLIAVKFKPALEETVSGIFKTIMNNIFSKYPIDTLLPL